One part of the Georgfuchsia toluolica genome encodes these proteins:
- the rsmG gene encoding 16S rRNA (guanine(527)-N(7))-methyltransferase RsmG, whose product MNRNEILRAGLNALGLDLPETATQRLLAYVDLLVKWNRTYNLTAIRDGDEMVTQHLLDSLSILPFLQDVQSLADIGSGAGLPGIPLAIAQPQLAVTLIDSVQKKSAFQQQAKIDLALTNVSIYSGRIEDYRKYDEFDAVTARAFSDLPLLAKAAGPLLRPGGRIYAMKGVLPQDEMAALPAPWHVAATPRLLVPGLSAERHLLILERN is encoded by the coding sequence ATGAATCGGAACGAGATATTGCGCGCGGGGTTGAATGCTCTGGGGCTTGACTTGCCGGAAACGGCCACCCAGCGATTGCTGGCCTATGTCGATCTGCTGGTCAAATGGAACCGCACCTATAATCTGACGGCGATACGGGATGGCGATGAGATGGTGACGCAGCACCTGCTTGATTCGCTCTCGATCCTGCCCTTTCTGCAAGACGTGCAGAGCCTGGCGGATATCGGTAGCGGGGCGGGACTGCCGGGCATTCCCTTGGCCATTGCACAACCTCAACTGGCAGTGACCTTGATTGATTCAGTGCAGAAAAAATCGGCCTTTCAGCAGCAAGCGAAAATCGATCTGGCGCTGACGAATGTGAGCATTTACTCCGGGCGTATTGAAGATTACCGGAAATATGATGAATTCGATGCGGTGACCGCGCGGGCGTTTTCCGATTTGCCGCTACTGGCAAAAGCCGCCGGGCCGCTATTGCGGCCCGGCGGCCGTATTTACGCCATGAAAGGCGTGTTGCCGCAGGACGAGATGGCGGCCTTGCCTGCACCTTGGCATGTTGCGGCAACCCCCAGGTTGCTGGTGCCGGGCTTGAGCGCCGAGAGACATTTGTTGATTCTGGAAAGAAACTGA
- a CDS encoding ParA family protein: protein MHIFAVANQKGGVGKTTTSVNLAAALAQQGQRTLLVDLDPQGNATMGSGIDKRGLTRSVYQLLLGMAELAEVRAASPSGGFDVLPANRELAGAEVEMVDLERREARLKEALDKHRDDYDFVLIDCPPSLSMLTLNGLCAAHGVVIPMQCEYYALEGLSDLVNTIKKVHANLNRELKVIGLLRVMFDPRSTLSNQVSAQLEEHFGDKVFRTMVPRNVRLAEAPSYGVPGVIFDKSSKGAQAYLAFAAEMIERVKSI from the coding sequence ATGCACATTTTTGCGGTGGCCAATCAAAAGGGCGGGGTCGGCAAGACCACCACCAGCGTCAATCTCGCGGCGGCGCTGGCGCAGCAGGGACAGCGCACCCTGCTGGTCGATCTCGATCCGCAGGGCAATGCTACGATGGGCAGCGGCATCGACAAGCGCGGGCTGACGCGTTCGGTGTACCAGTTGCTGCTCGGCATGGCCGAACTGGCCGAGGTGCGTGCCGCGTCACCTTCCGGGGGATTCGACGTGCTGCCGGCCAACCGTGAACTGGCTGGCGCCGAGGTGGAAATGGTCGATCTGGAACGGCGCGAGGCGCGGCTCAAGGAGGCGCTGGACAAGCATCGCGACGACTATGATTTCGTTCTGATCGATTGTCCGCCCTCGCTATCGATGCTGACCCTCAACGGACTCTGCGCCGCTCATGGCGTTGTCATACCCATGCAATGCGAATACTACGCGCTGGAGGGCCTGTCCGATCTGGTGAATACCATCAAGAAGGTACATGCCAATCTCAATCGCGAGCTCAAGGTCATCGGTCTGCTGCGCGTGATGTTCGATCCGCGCAGCACCTTGTCGAACCAGGTTTCGGCTCAGCTCGAAGAACATTTCGGCGACAAGGTCTTCAGGACCATGGTGCCGCGCAACGTGCGGCTGGCCGAGGCGCCGAGCTACGGGGTGCCCGGCGTGATTTTCGACAAGTCATCGAAAGGCGCGCAGGCCTATCTTGCATTCGCGGCGGAAATGATCGAAC